One window of Corallococcus caeni genomic DNA carries:
- a CDS encoding 2-dehydropantoate 2-reductase has translation MRIAIFGAGAIGGFLGVKLLQAGADVTFIARGAHLDAMRTHGVTLTSGGETVTVHPHCTDAPDEAGPQDYVFLTLKAHALPAAAPQIARLLGPETALVTGINGVPYWYFHGLEGPYEGRHIESVDPGGVLLRTLPPERVIATVVYPAAEVVSPGVIVHTYNDRVTLGEPDGSKSPRVQALSQLMMKAGLKSPVRPRIRDEIWVKLWGNLAFNPLSALTGATLDVLARQPDLRTVARAMMVEAQAVAETLGTRFLIDVDQRIQGASQVGAHKTSMLQDLERGRPMEIDALLGAVVELGQLVGRPMPTCENILALVRERARHAGGYPPRATPPAPGET, from the coding sequence ATGAGGATCGCCATCTTCGGCGCGGGCGCCATCGGCGGGTTCCTCGGCGTCAAGCTGCTCCAGGCCGGCGCGGACGTCACCTTCATCGCGAGAGGCGCCCACCTGGACGCGATGCGCACCCACGGCGTCACGCTCACCAGCGGCGGCGAGACGGTCACCGTGCATCCGCATTGCACGGATGCTCCCGACGAAGCGGGCCCGCAGGACTACGTGTTCCTCACGCTCAAGGCCCACGCCCTGCCCGCCGCCGCGCCGCAGATTGCCCGGCTGCTGGGCCCGGAGACGGCGCTCGTCACCGGCATCAACGGCGTGCCCTACTGGTACTTCCACGGACTCGAAGGCCCGTACGAGGGCCGCCACATCGAGAGCGTGGACCCCGGCGGCGTCCTCCTGCGCACGCTGCCTCCGGAGCGCGTCATCGCCACGGTGGTGTACCCGGCCGCGGAGGTCGTCTCTCCCGGCGTCATCGTGCACACGTACAACGACCGCGTGACGCTGGGCGAACCGGACGGCAGCAAGAGCCCGCGCGTGCAGGCCCTCTCGCAGCTCATGATGAAGGCCGGGCTCAAGTCGCCCGTGCGCCCCCGAATCCGCGATGAAATCTGGGTGAAGCTCTGGGGCAACCTCGCCTTCAACCCCCTGTCGGCGCTCACCGGCGCGACGCTCGACGTCCTCGCCCGCCAGCCGGACCTGCGCACCGTGGCGCGCGCGATGATGGTGGAGGCACAGGCCGTGGCGGAGACGCTGGGCACGCGCTTCCTCATCGACGTGGATCAGCGCATCCAAGGCGCGTCCCAGGTCGGCGCGCACAAGACGTCCATGCTCCAGGACCTGGAGCGCGGGCGCCCCATGGAGATTGATGCCCTGCTGGGCGCCGTCGTGGAGCTGGGCCAGCTCGTGGGCAGGCCCATGCCCACCTGCGAGAACATCCTCGCCCTGGTGCGCGAGCGCGCCCGCCACGCAGGAGGCTACCCGCCCCGCGCCACGCCTCCCGCTCCCGGGGAAACCTAG
- a CDS encoding acyl--CoA ligase, translated as MERMDTLEALLARGRPEDVALGAPGRRGMTYGALRELTASVREQLNAWGLGQGDRIALVLPNGPEMAAAFLAVASAATTAPLNPAYRADELTFYLEDLQARALVVLEGTEGPAREVARARSLPLIELSPTPDGPAGHFTLKASPSLSGRAQRPGPAAADDVALVLHTSGTTARPKQVPLTQANLSASARHIGAQLGLGPTDVCLNIMPLFHIHGLVAAVLSSLGAGGRVVCTPGFNALRFFSWFEEVRPTWYTAVPTMHQALLERARRNADSLKDHRLRFIRSSSASLPPQVMEELERVFGVPVIESYGMTEAAHQMASNPLPPRPRYAGSVGLAAGPEVAIMDDAGTLLPPGALGEVVIRGPNVMSGYVNNPEANARAFTHGWFRTGDQGTLDAQGYLRLTGRLKELINRGGEKVSPLEVDTVLLDHPAVQQAVTFALPHPKLGEDVAAAVVPREGHNPTERELRDFVASRMADFKVPRRIVFLTELPKGPTGKVQRIGLAERLGLTS; from the coding sequence ATGGAGCGGATGGACACCCTCGAAGCACTGCTCGCACGCGGACGGCCGGAGGATGTAGCGCTCGGTGCGCCCGGCCGGCGGGGCATGACATATGGCGCGCTGCGGGAGCTCACCGCGAGCGTCCGCGAGCAGTTGAACGCGTGGGGCCTGGGACAGGGTGATCGCATCGCGCTGGTGCTACCCAACGGGCCGGAGATGGCGGCGGCCTTCCTCGCCGTGGCCAGCGCCGCGACGACCGCGCCGCTCAACCCCGCCTATCGCGCGGACGAGCTCACGTTCTACCTGGAGGACCTCCAGGCCCGTGCCCTCGTCGTGCTCGAAGGGACGGAGGGACCGGCCCGCGAGGTCGCGCGCGCACGGAGCCTCCCACTCATCGAACTGAGCCCGACGCCGGATGGACCCGCGGGGCACTTCACGCTCAAGGCCAGTCCGTCGTTATCCGGCAGGGCGCAACGTCCCGGGCCCGCCGCCGCGGACGACGTCGCGCTGGTGCTGCACACGTCGGGCACGACGGCGCGGCCCAAGCAGGTTCCGCTGACGCAGGCGAACCTCAGCGCCTCGGCGCGGCACATCGGCGCGCAGCTGGGCCTGGGGCCCACGGATGTGTGTCTCAACATCATGCCGCTGTTCCACATCCACGGGCTCGTGGCGGCGGTGCTGTCCAGCCTTGGCGCCGGAGGCCGCGTGGTGTGCACGCCGGGCTTCAACGCCCTGCGCTTCTTCTCCTGGTTCGAGGAGGTCCGCCCCACCTGGTACACGGCCGTCCCCACCATGCATCAGGCGCTGCTGGAGCGTGCCCGCCGCAACGCGGACAGCCTGAAGGACCACCGCCTGCGCTTCATCCGCTCCTCCTCCGCATCGCTGCCCCCACAGGTGATGGAGGAGCTGGAGCGCGTCTTCGGCGTGCCCGTCATCGAGAGCTACGGCATGACGGAGGCCGCGCACCAGATGGCCTCCAACCCGCTGCCACCGCGTCCCCGGTACGCGGGGTCGGTGGGGCTCGCCGCCGGACCGGAGGTCGCCATCATGGACGACGCAGGCACGCTGCTGCCTCCAGGTGCGCTGGGCGAGGTGGTCATCCGGGGCCCCAACGTCATGTCCGGCTACGTGAACAACCCCGAGGCCAACGCGCGTGCCTTCACCCACGGGTGGTTCCGCACGGGCGACCAGGGCACGCTCGATGCGCAGGGCTACCTGCGCCTCACCGGCCGGCTGAAGGAGCTGATCAATCGCGGCGGGGAGAAGGTGAGCCCGCTGGAGGTGGACACCGTGCTGTTGGATCATCCCGCCGTGCAGCAGGCCGTGACGTTCGCCCTGCCCCACCCGAAGCTCGGCGAGGACGTGGCCGCCGCCGTCGTCCCGCGCGAGGGCCACAACCCCACCGAGCGCGAGCTGCGTGACTTCGTCGCGTCACGCATGGCGGACTTCAAGGTGCCCCGCCGCATCGTCTTCCTCACGGAGCTGCCCAAGGGCCCCACCGGCAAGGTGCAGCGCATCGGACTCGCGGAGCGGCTGGGGCTCACGTCATGA
- a CDS encoding SDR family NAD(P)-dependent oxidoreductase yields the protein MSRKVALITGASAGLGVQFAEQFAKDGHDVILVARGVAKLEELARKLEQAHGVKAHVLPADLGQPAAPEQLFARVQELGLAVDFLVNNAGFGSSGPFLDQDLGREAEMVEVNCTALLKLTHLFARPMRERKQGRILNIASTAGFQPGPYMATYFATKAFVLSFTEALAFELDGTGVTVTCHCPGATKTEFTARAGNAESRLFKRSGVAEAPEVAGHAYAAMMKGEVLSIHGLLNRLAAFSLRFSPRAAVRFFTAKLNQQA from the coding sequence ATGTCGCGGAAAGTGGCGCTCATCACCGGCGCATCGGCGGGACTCGGGGTTCAGTTCGCGGAGCAGTTCGCGAAGGATGGGCACGACGTCATCCTCGTGGCGCGCGGCGTGGCGAAGTTGGAGGAGCTGGCTCGCAAGCTGGAGCAGGCGCACGGGGTGAAGGCGCACGTGCTGCCGGCGGACCTGGGCCAGCCCGCCGCACCCGAGCAGCTCTTCGCGCGCGTGCAGGAGCTGGGGCTCGCGGTGGACTTCCTCGTCAACAACGCGGGGTTTGGATCCTCCGGACCGTTCCTGGATCAGGACCTGGGGCGCGAGGCGGAGATGGTGGAGGTCAACTGCACCGCGCTCCTGAAGCTCACGCACCTGTTCGCGAGGCCCATGCGCGAGCGCAAGCAGGGGCGCATCCTCAACATCGCGTCCACGGCGGGCTTCCAGCCGGGGCCGTACATGGCCACGTACTTCGCGACGAAGGCGTTCGTGCTGTCCTTCACGGAGGCGCTCGCGTTCGAACTGGACGGCACCGGCGTGACCGTGACCTGCCACTGCCCGGGTGCCACGAAGACGGAGTTCACCGCGCGCGCGGGCAACGCGGAGTCGCGCCTGTTCAAGCGGTCGGGCGTGGCGGAGGCGCCCGAGGTGGCGGGCCATGCCTACGCGGCGATGATGAAGGGGGAGGTCCTCTCCATCCACGGCCTCCTCAACCGGCTGGCGGCGTTCTCGCTGCGGTTCAGCCCCCGCGCCGCGGTGCGTTTCTTCACGGCGAAGCTCAACCAGCAGGCCTGA